From one Microbulbifer sp. A4B17 genomic stretch:
- a CDS encoding PP2C family protein-serine/threonine phosphatase: protein MAGPSSLVLTDDERSRSFLRGALSRFGFQVSVASSGKDGIDQFTPGAFRIVLIDRYLPDMSGLEVLRRIKRIAPEVAAVMIAPDIASDDVLQAMRLGAKDYLIKPLEEAAAIDRMICRISGEENLAKQNREYKVTLERRNSELRDHVELLRRDQEAGRLLQQHLLPRTPYHYPSGVEASYRLVPSLYLSGDFVDYGLFGERFVAFYLVDVSGHGVSSALVTALIKHSIMHRLRERPLFAQLDSLSDDLLDVLNLVNSELLSTNLGKHASMFVGVVDSGARQLHYAVAGQIPMPALVSEAGADWLPGKGRPLGIFERGDWQVLRAELPSNWRLVACSDGVLELLQGDLLDKEAQLLQAISESGGELEGLCQSLKIDTFGALPDDITILTLGCQ, encoded by the coding sequence ATGGCCGGCCCCAGTAGCCTGGTGCTAACCGACGACGAGCGCTCCCGCAGTTTCTTGCGAGGGGCGCTTTCGCGTTTTGGCTTCCAGGTAAGTGTCGCCAGCAGCGGCAAAGATGGCATCGACCAGTTTACTCCCGGTGCATTCCGTATCGTATTGATTGATCGCTATTTGCCGGATATGAGTGGTCTGGAGGTACTGCGCCGGATCAAGCGCATAGCTCCAGAGGTGGCTGCTGTGATGATTGCCCCAGACATTGCTTCCGATGACGTACTCCAAGCGATGCGCCTTGGCGCCAAAGACTACCTGATTAAACCCTTGGAAGAAGCGGCCGCCATTGATCGCATGATCTGCCGTATCAGTGGTGAAGAAAACCTCGCCAAGCAGAACCGTGAATATAAAGTGACCCTGGAGCGTCGCAATAGTGAGCTGCGGGATCATGTGGAGTTACTGCGTAGGGACCAGGAAGCTGGTCGTTTGTTGCAGCAACATTTACTGCCCCGAACGCCCTACCACTACCCCAGTGGTGTGGAAGCGTCCTACCGGCTGGTTCCCTCCCTATACCTCAGCGGTGATTTTGTCGATTACGGTCTGTTTGGTGAGCGCTTCGTTGCCTTTTACCTGGTCGATGTATCGGGCCACGGTGTTTCCTCGGCCCTGGTAACCGCACTGATTAAGCACAGCATTATGCATCGCTTGCGAGAGCGCCCTCTGTTTGCGCAGCTGGACTCCCTCAGTGACGACTTGCTGGATGTTCTCAACCTGGTCAATAGCGAGCTGTTATCCACAAATCTGGGCAAGCACGCCAGTATGTTTGTCGGGGTTGTGGACAGTGGTGCCAGGCAATTGCACTACGCTGTTGCCGGACAAATACCCATGCCTGCCCTGGTCAGTGAGGCAGGTGCAGACTGGTTGCCAGGTAAGGGACGCCCCCTGGGCATTTTTGAGCGAGGCGATTGGCAGGTATTGCGTGCCGAACTTCCCTCCAATTGGCGTTTGGTTGCCTGCTCCGACGGCGTACTTGAATTGCTGCAAGGTGATCTGCTCGATAAAGAGGCCCAGCTTTTGCAAGCCATTTCAGAGAGTGGAGGAGAGCTCGAAGGGCTCTGTCAGTCTTTAAAAATAGATACTTTTGGCGCTCTGCCGGACGATATTACGATTCTCACTTTAGGTTGCCAGTAA
- a CDS encoding STAS domain-containing protein, with product MQSGQIMVGAHQGIYVIKLVGDVRLNLCTSFDSFIDNMFARGDFAGVAFDLGGAEGVDSTTLGLMAKIAIRALERGCEKPLVFSAGKGIRHLLDAMGFDSLVEISDTVHDLSVPTTPLVCHSPDECAAREKVLEAHRVLMSMNEQNAETFRDLVHTLESECSPVAKSSAHYH from the coding sequence ATGCAGTCCGGGCAAATTATGGTTGGGGCCCACCAGGGCATTTATGTCATCAAGTTAGTGGGTGATGTTCGTCTCAACCTTTGTACCTCATTTGATAGTTTTATCGACAATATGTTTGCGCGAGGGGACTTTGCCGGAGTGGCATTTGATCTCGGTGGGGCAGAAGGTGTCGATAGCACGACCCTGGGCTTGATGGCGAAGATTGCTATTCGTGCCCTGGAGCGGGGCTGTGAAAAACCGCTGGTATTTTCTGCGGGCAAAGGTATCCGCCACCTGTTGGACGCCATGGGCTTTGATTCGTTGGTTGAAATCAGCGATACGGTCCATGACTTGAGCGTACCCACAACGCCACTGGTATGTCATAGCCCCGATGAGTGTGCGGCACGGGAAAAGGTACTGGAAGCTCACCGGGTACTGATGAGCATGAACGAACAAAACGCCGAGACTTTTCGAGACTTGGTACATACCCTCGAGAGCGAGTGTTCCCCGGTTGCCAAATCTTCGGCGCATTATCACTAG
- a CDS encoding TerB family tellurite resistance protein, with the protein MLQQIRKLFEQIGNSADVEARNEKDVRMISAALLVEVATVDQKLDKCERDTLTHLLCQHYSLDLTSATEIVSEAIGQRDRATSLFEFTQAVNEQFSERDKYLLIRQMWQVAFSDDVIEAFEEHLIRRVAELIYLPHGLFTKARAEARDMKRC; encoded by the coding sequence ATGCTGCAACAAATTCGTAAACTGTTTGAACAGATAGGTAACAGCGCTGATGTTGAAGCACGTAATGAAAAAGACGTGCGGATGATCAGCGCAGCACTTTTAGTTGAAGTCGCCACTGTCGATCAAAAACTTGATAAGTGTGAGCGGGATACGCTCACACATCTTTTGTGTCAGCACTACTCTCTCGACCTGACCAGCGCCACAGAGATAGTCAGCGAAGCCATTGGCCAGCGGGACAGGGCTACATCCCTGTTCGAATTTACCCAGGCGGTGAATGAACAATTCAGCGAGAGAGACAAATACTTGTTGATTCGGCAGATGTGGCAGGTAGCTTTTTCCGATGATGTTATCGAAGCATTTGAAGAGCACCTGATTCGCAGGGTGGCAGAGTTAATTTACCTGCCACACGGACTCTTCACCAAGGCTCGCGCCGAAGCAAGAGATATGAAGCGTTGCTAA
- the tal gene encoding transaldolase, with product MNKLNQLKLRSQVVADTGDIEAIRRYCPQDATTNPSLLFKAAQLPQYDDHIAEALQWAEDHQGGSNPGNIARLAAIKLAVSIGSEILQLVPGVVSTEVDARLSFDTRATIDYARHLIALYERAGVAKERVLIKIASTWEGIAAAAVLEREGIHCNLTLLFSQTQAISCAEAGVTLISPFVGRILDWHIANSDRESIPAEEDPGVISVRNIYEYYKSRDYKTIVMGASFRNTGEIEALAGCDRLTISPQLLQALEDSEGPLADGIPPVSTSKARPAQDLAEAEFRFQLNSDAMATEKLADGIRNFVKDQERLELLLQNRVKGQQDIHAATNS from the coding sequence ATGAACAAGTTGAATCAACTCAAGCTGCGCAGCCAGGTTGTGGCCGATACAGGTGATATTGAAGCGATTCGCCGATATTGCCCTCAGGATGCGACCACCAACCCCTCCCTGCTGTTTAAGGCCGCTCAACTCCCCCAGTATGACGATCATATCGCCGAGGCCCTGCAGTGGGCAGAGGATCACCAGGGCGGTTCAAACCCGGGTAATATTGCGCGCCTGGCGGCCATTAAGTTGGCCGTCAGTATCGGCTCTGAGATTTTGCAGCTGGTGCCCGGGGTGGTATCCACAGAAGTCGATGCCCGTCTTTCCTTTGATACCCGCGCCACAATCGACTATGCACGCCATCTGATTGCACTCTACGAGCGCGCGGGCGTTGCCAAAGAGCGGGTACTGATCAAGATAGCATCGACGTGGGAGGGAATTGCCGCAGCAGCTGTGCTGGAACGCGAGGGAATCCACTGCAACCTGACCCTGTTGTTCAGCCAAACTCAGGCGATTTCCTGTGCTGAAGCCGGGGTGACATTGATCTCCCCATTTGTCGGTCGAATCCTCGACTGGCATATCGCCAACAGCGACCGCGAATCAATCCCTGCGGAAGAGGATCCCGGCGTAATCTCGGTGCGCAATATCTATGAGTACTACAAGTCCCGGGACTACAAAACCATCGTGATGGGCGCCAGCTTCCGCAATACTGGCGAAATCGAGGCCCTGGCGGGCTGCGACCGACTGACTATCAGTCCACAGTTATTGCAAGCCCTGGAGGACAGCGAGGGCCCACTGGCTGACGGAATACCGCCGGTGTCCACATCCAAAGCCCGCCCAGCCCAAGACCTGGCCGAAGCGGAGTTCCGCTTCCAGCTAAATAGCGACGCCATGGCCACCGAGAAACTCGCCGATGGCATCCGAAATTTTGTGAAGGACCAGGAGCGCTTGGAGCTATTGTTACAGAATCGAGTAAAAGGACAGCAGGACATCCATGCTGCAACAAATTCGTAA
- the dusA gene encoding tRNA dihydrouridine(20/20a) synthase DusA, with translation MSEFNTHRFCTAPLLDWSDRHCRYMWRLLSKRARLYSEMVTTGAILHGDRQRHLQFDAAEQPVALQLGGSDPQKLAECARIAEEWGYAEINLNCGCPSDRVQSGRFGACLMAEPDVVAAGLSAMRGAVSIPVTVKHRIGIDDMEDYPGLTRFVEAQASAGVDTFIVHARKAWLKGLSPKENREIPPLNYDMVYQLKRDYPQLQIVINGGINSIEECQQHLRQVDGVMLGRAAYQTPTILAQVDSQLFDGEAGPDAIQVVERMLPYIEQEMQRGQRLNHITRHMLGLFQGLPGARRFRRHLSENAHKPGAGPEVLEQALAQVTQAA, from the coding sequence ATGTCCGAATTTAATACCCACCGTTTCTGCACCGCGCCTCTACTCGATTGGAGTGACCGGCACTGCCGCTATATGTGGCGTCTATTGAGCAAGCGTGCACGCCTCTATTCGGAAATGGTGACCACCGGGGCAATACTCCACGGGGACCGCCAGCGGCATTTGCAGTTCGATGCTGCAGAGCAACCTGTCGCTCTGCAGCTGGGAGGCAGTGACCCACAAAAACTGGCTGAATGTGCCCGTATTGCCGAAGAGTGGGGCTATGCCGAAATCAATCTCAACTGTGGCTGCCCCAGTGACCGGGTCCAATCCGGGCGTTTCGGCGCCTGCCTCATGGCGGAGCCTGACGTGGTTGCCGCAGGGCTCAGTGCCATGCGCGGTGCGGTATCGATCCCGGTTACGGTCAAGCACCGCATCGGCATTGACGATATGGAAGACTATCCTGGCCTGACTCGTTTCGTAGAGGCGCAGGCCAGTGCCGGTGTGGATACCTTTATCGTGCACGCGCGCAAGGCCTGGCTAAAAGGACTGAGCCCCAAGGAAAACCGTGAAATTCCACCACTTAATTACGACATGGTTTACCAGCTCAAGCGAGATTACCCCCAGCTGCAAATCGTGATTAACGGTGGCATTAATTCAATTGAGGAATGCCAGCAACATTTGCGCCAGGTAGATGGTGTTATGCTGGGTCGCGCGGCTTACCAAACCCCAACAATTCTGGCCCAGGTGGACAGCCAGTTATTTGACGGCGAAGCCGGCCCGGATGCCATCCAGGTGGTAGAACGGATGCTGCCCTATATCGAGCAGGAAATGCAGCGCGGACAGCGTTTGAATCACATAACTCGGCATATGCTCGGTTTATTCCAGGGACTCCCCGGGGCACGGCGCTTTCGCCGCCACCTGAGCGAAAATGCCCACAAACCAGGGGCGGGTCCCGAGGTGCTTGAACAGGCACTGGCACAGGTCACCCAGGCCGCTTAG
- a CDS encoding glycerol-3-phosphate dehydrogenase/oxidase: MSTDFDVLVVGAGIQGAGAAEALAANHYSVVIIEQLGIAAATSSRSSKLIHGGLRYLESGQFRLVYECLRERKWLLENKPELVRMVPFYIPIYQHSKRPAWLVRLGLSLYSLLSGLSNTDSYFRRVPKSQWDSLPGLNREGLKEVFRYNDAQTDDAALTRDVVASAVAQGAQIICPGSLVGAEVTGDGVRVDYVANGKLSTLRTRALINCSGPWVANTNARCSPPVALPPIDLVAGTHILLPLSLGDKIYYVEAEDGRAIFVMPWQDKTLVGTTERPYFGDPRDVTPTLEEESYLLQTVQKYFSQARGLNGEDICESYSGLRVLPEMEKSPFARSRETIICCDDNKRPRILAVAGGKLTSYRATARKLLNKLEPTLCEEPPTPPNIQPSETAKNSSERERNI, encoded by the coding sequence ATGTCTACGGATTTTGATGTCCTGGTAGTCGGCGCGGGTATACAGGGTGCGGGAGCAGCTGAAGCCCTGGCCGCCAATCACTATTCAGTGGTCATAATCGAGCAACTGGGTATTGCAGCTGCTACCTCCTCCCGGTCTTCCAAGCTAATTCACGGCGGTTTGCGCTACCTGGAAAGCGGCCAGTTTCGACTGGTGTATGAATGTCTGCGGGAGAGAAAGTGGTTGCTGGAAAACAAACCAGAACTTGTGCGCATGGTCCCTTTCTATATACCCATCTACCAGCACAGTAAAAGACCGGCCTGGTTGGTGCGCCTGGGCCTGAGCCTGTACAGCCTTCTGTCTGGACTGAGTAACACCGATTCATATTTTCGCAGGGTACCCAAATCCCAGTGGGACAGTCTTCCTGGCCTGAATAGGGAGGGCCTAAAAGAGGTCTTCCGCTATAACGATGCGCAGACCGATGACGCAGCCCTTACCCGTGACGTAGTTGCCTCAGCTGTTGCCCAAGGAGCGCAGATTATCTGTCCCGGTAGCCTGGTAGGTGCAGAAGTCACTGGAGATGGTGTCCGCGTGGACTATGTCGCTAACGGCAAGCTCAGCACGCTGCGCACCCGGGCACTCATCAATTGCAGCGGCCCCTGGGTAGCCAACACCAATGCACGCTGTTCACCGCCAGTGGCCCTTCCCCCTATCGACCTGGTCGCAGGTACCCATATTTTATTGCCCCTCTCCCTTGGCGATAAAATCTACTATGTGGAGGCCGAGGATGGCCGTGCAATTTTCGTGATGCCCTGGCAGGATAAAACACTGGTTGGAACTACAGAGCGCCCCTATTTTGGTGACCCTCGGGATGTCACTCCCACTCTAGAAGAGGAGAGCTACCTCCTGCAGACAGTACAGAAATATTTCTCTCAAGCTCGGGGGCTTAATGGGGAGGATATTTGTGAGAGTTATTCAGGACTACGGGTACTTCCGGAAATGGAAAAGAGCCCTTTTGCGCGCTCCCGGGAAACTATTATTTGTTGTGACGATAACAAGAGGCCTAGAATTCTAGCTGTGGCAGGCGGTAAGCTGACCAGCTATCGCGCCACTGCGCGTAAATTATTAAATAAACTTGAACCCACTTTATGTGAGGAGCCACCTACCCCACCCAATATCCAACCTTCAGAAACTGCAAAAAACTCTTCTGAACGCGAGCGAAATATCTAA
- a CDS encoding glycerophosphodiester phosphodiesterase family protein, protein MLIAHRGDKTRQPENTIAAFEAAHNLGACAIQCDIRFSADGTPWCFHEDSLHIPGNDQSQAFHALVDSQLHRQSINRFIELVDWASCHRHLDWFIGISPANIAAIGFVTAVKTLMDLMRSENESFALLTADCRSLRAARNMGWHRVALEINSVSRCLSADIVTLAPDYLLIRDSQVECEELPPGPWQWVVYEINSTEEAVLWRKRGAHHILTGNLPLLMRSREASDVYGF, encoded by the coding sequence ATGTTAATTGCACATCGCGGCGACAAGACCCGCCAACCAGAGAATACGATTGCCGCTTTCGAGGCGGCCCATAATCTGGGGGCCTGCGCTATTCAGTGCGATATACGCTTCAGCGCTGACGGCACCCCGTGGTGCTTCCACGAGGATAGCCTGCATATTCCCGGCAATGACCAGTCTCAGGCCTTCCACGCCCTGGTGGACTCGCAGCTACATCGCCAGTCGATCAATCGCTTTATCGAGCTGGTGGATTGGGCCAGCTGCCACCGTCACCTGGATTGGTTTATCGGTATCTCACCGGCCAATATTGCTGCCATCGGATTTGTCACAGCAGTGAAAACGTTGATGGACCTGATGCGCAGTGAGAATGAGTCTTTCGCACTTCTCACCGCAGACTGCCGCAGCCTTAGAGCCGCCCGCAATATGGGCTGGCACCGGGTAGCCCTTGAGATCAATAGTGTCTCCCGCTGCCTTTCTGCGGACATTGTAACTTTGGCACCGGATTACCTCCTGATTCGAGATAGTCAGGTTGAATGTGAGGAGTTGCCGCCTGGGCCATGGCAGTGGGTTGTCTATGAGATTAACTCCACGGAAGAGGCGGTTCTCTGGCGCAAGCGCGGCGCACACCATATTCTCACCGGCAACCTGCCACTGCTGATGCGCTCCCGGGAAGCGAGTGATGTCTACGGATTTTGA
- a CDS encoding molecular chaperone has product MKKLLIPILFLIAQPALASMSVDKIVLYLEDGPSARDDVVVSNPDHETLYVQTEIFRVDNPGRDNESRVRVINPDEFKLLVSPAKAVLAPGERKRFRLMALDRDLEEEKVYRVTFKPVVGDIQGEKTALKILVAYQALVFVQPEGGAYNVDLITEGNNYRLSNSGNINVEIVEVRHCLAEGECEKLETSGRLYSGTSIEVAGNPSGGELEVLLRGQQSERVRFPLDS; this is encoded by the coding sequence ATGAAGAAATTACTGATTCCAATTCTATTCCTGATCGCTCAGCCGGCACTGGCTTCTATGTCCGTGGATAAAATTGTCCTTTACCTGGAAGATGGTCCCAGTGCACGGGATGATGTCGTCGTCAGCAACCCTGATCATGAAACTTTATATGTCCAGACTGAAATCTTTCGTGTGGATAATCCCGGGCGTGATAATGAGAGTCGGGTCAGGGTGATAAATCCCGATGAATTTAAACTCCTGGTGAGCCCCGCCAAAGCAGTGCTGGCCCCTGGTGAGAGAAAGCGCTTTCGTTTAATGGCCCTCGACCGAGACCTTGAGGAGGAAAAAGTCTACCGGGTGACCTTCAAACCTGTCGTGGGTGATATTCAGGGTGAGAAAACTGCACTAAAAATCCTTGTGGCCTATCAGGCCCTGGTGTTTGTGCAGCCAGAGGGTGGAGCCTATAATGTCGATTTGATTACAGAAGGGAATAATTACCGGCTTTCCAACAGTGGCAATATCAATGTAGAAATTGTTGAGGTCCGTCACTGCCTAGCCGAAGGGGAATGTGAAAAACTTGAGACCTCTGGCCGGCTCTACTCAGGCACCAGTATAGAGGTAGCCGGCAATCCCAGTGGTGGCGAACTGGAAGTTTTACTGCGCGGGCAACAGAGTGAGCGGGTTCGTTTTCCCCTCGATAGCTGA
- a CDS encoding TcfC E-set like domain-containing protein has translation MAGRHLGRLALAFCLVLGSCPDALAATAATFLLETSAPEGFDDLTQPQQLVVDLYYGGREIGAAQVTVDPRFIHFNFPSAVLELLPEVRNAERILAILERPQTRNSHHVCRSSRQIGCGYLMPSEFAVIYDEEHYRLDLFFSQELLPQKPAINDPYLPEASSNFSVVQNLSGSWSGVESDWSPDSYNAALSGNTIVSFGESGLHSQWSVATEQDSQINNLYWSRDFRGRAYSVGLLQPQGGFGYFRPQENIYGLELRTSQRTRTDISYQQGAPVEINMPVRGRVEIYRDERLIHTELLEAGNRLLNTSTLPQGAYDIEVRTYDEAGRVLSRHIEFFAKDSLLPAAGEWFWSFQAGLPTRNFSDGVLPDYYNEGIVTSSVARRLTTGLGIFASGAAAEEQQLFELGSRWIGGGFELSPSLVASNDGRSGYRLQALLKMPYGTLSAIKTKLDADKTTINSDTYPLLPGSYSQTSLNLRTVVFGGQLSLRFSERDEPQDLLPGSFELNDSQGGARKLKTLEFRHPIFKSAHWLGNATLSHSDADGDQYTSLEIQFRRRSKHWQHTANLYSDRSEQHNSGERFALESRWYDRDLWAAEFEQQLSLEQSPEAHYLESRTRLAGHYGYLNAAVGLYDDNEGSAVNYLGGFSTNLVATKNSFNWGGEQSLESAVIVNIEGSEDKDFEVLVNGNRRGYAKGGMTSVINLPAFRSYDLSLRPLEEGFFDYREISETITLYPGNVGSTSYRILPQILVLGRLTSFGQGLADTEIVIGEHSTKTDLYGVFQLEFRGDQSALQNAEISWGSCKTSLRVSSSGDSWLNLGTVEESTANCQTEQTAEVSHAHN, from the coding sequence ATGGCAGGACGTCACCTGGGGCGCCTTGCACTGGCTTTTTGCCTGGTGCTGGGTTCCTGCCCCGATGCCCTTGCAGCGACCGCAGCCACTTTCCTATTGGAAACCTCTGCTCCTGAAGGGTTTGATGATCTCACCCAACCCCAGCAACTCGTGGTGGACCTCTACTACGGCGGCCGGGAGATTGGTGCTGCGCAGGTTACTGTAGACCCCCGCTTTATCCATTTTAATTTCCCATCTGCGGTACTCGAACTGCTACCAGAAGTTCGCAATGCCGAGCGAATTCTCGCCATTCTCGAACGCCCCCAAACCAGAAACAGCCACCATGTGTGCCGCTCGAGTCGACAAATTGGCTGCGGCTATTTAATGCCCTCTGAATTTGCGGTTATTTACGATGAAGAGCATTACCGGCTCGATCTTTTTTTCTCGCAAGAACTGTTGCCACAGAAGCCGGCGATCAATGATCCCTACTTGCCAGAAGCGAGCTCCAACTTTTCTGTAGTGCAAAACCTGAGTGGTTCCTGGAGTGGGGTTGAGAGCGACTGGAGCCCCGACAGCTATAACGCCGCATTAAGTGGCAACACCATTGTCAGCTTTGGGGAGAGTGGCCTGCACTCACAGTGGTCTGTAGCGACTGAGCAGGACAGTCAGATCAATAACCTCTACTGGAGCCGAGATTTTCGCGGGCGAGCTTATTCAGTGGGACTTTTACAACCCCAGGGTGGCTTTGGTTATTTCCGGCCTCAGGAGAACATATACGGACTGGAATTGCGCACTTCCCAGCGCACGCGGACGGACATCAGTTATCAACAGGGGGCGCCGGTAGAAATTAATATGCCAGTACGTGGAAGGGTCGAGATTTACCGGGATGAGCGACTTATCCACACCGAACTGCTGGAAGCCGGCAACCGCCTCTTAAATACCTCCACCCTGCCCCAGGGTGCCTACGATATTGAGGTGCGCACCTATGATGAAGCCGGGCGGGTTTTGAGTCGACATATTGAATTCTTCGCCAAGGATTCATTGCTACCCGCTGCCGGTGAGTGGTTTTGGAGTTTCCAGGCCGGTTTACCAACTCGAAACTTTAGCGATGGGGTCCTGCCAGACTACTACAACGAAGGTATTGTTACTTCGTCTGTCGCACGCCGCTTAACTACCGGACTTGGTATTTTTGCCTCCGGTGCCGCTGCAGAGGAACAGCAATTATTTGAACTCGGTAGTCGCTGGATCGGAGGAGGTTTTGAGTTATCTCCAAGTCTGGTGGCATCAAATGATGGACGTAGCGGATATCGGTTGCAGGCATTACTTAAAATGCCCTATGGCACGCTCAGCGCAATTAAAACCAAACTGGATGCCGATAAAACCACCATAAATTCTGATACATATCCACTGTTGCCGGGCAGCTATTCCCAAACCAGTTTGAATTTGCGCACAGTGGTATTTGGTGGGCAACTATCCCTGAGGTTCAGTGAGCGGGACGAACCTCAGGACCTGCTCCCCGGCAGTTTTGAACTCAATGACTCCCAGGGCGGCGCACGAAAATTAAAAACCCTGGAATTTCGCCACCCGATTTTTAAGAGTGCTCACTGGCTGGGCAATGCTACCCTTTCTCACAGTGATGCAGATGGTGATCAATACACCAGCCTGGAAATCCAGTTTCGCAGGCGCTCCAAACACTGGCAGCACACCGCAAACCTCTACAGTGATCGTAGCGAACAACACAATAGCGGCGAGCGATTCGCGCTTGAAAGCCGCTGGTACGACCGCGATTTATGGGCGGCAGAATTTGAGCAGCAGTTATCCCTGGAACAATCTCCAGAGGCCCACTACCTGGAAAGCCGCACACGCTTGGCGGGACATTACGGCTATTTGAATGCTGCGGTTGGACTTTACGATGATAACGAAGGCAGTGCAGTCAATTATCTGGGTGGCTTTAGCACCAATTTGGTTGCTACAAAAAACTCCTTCAACTGGGGTGGTGAACAGAGCCTGGAAAGTGCAGTTATTGTGAATATCGAAGGCAGCGAGGACAAAGACTTCGAAGTGCTGGTCAATGGCAATCGTCGTGGATACGCCAAAGGTGGAATGACGTCTGTAATTAACTTACCGGCATTTCGCAGCTACGATCTTTCCCTACGCCCGCTTGAAGAGGGCTTCTTTGATTACCGGGAAATCTCAGAAACGATAACCCTGTATCCAGGTAATGTGGGTTCTACCAGCTATCGGATACTGCCGCAAATACTGGTTCTTGGGCGACTAACCAGCTTTGGGCAGGGGCTCGCAGATACAGAAATTGTAATCGGCGAACACTCAACCAAAACCGATCTATACGGTGTCTTCCAACTGGAGTTCCGTGGCGATCAGAGCGCCCTTCAGAATGCAGAAATCAGCTGGGGAAGTTGTAAAACTTCACTTAGAGTTTCATCCTCTGGCGATAGCTGGCTCAACCTGGGAACCGTAGAAGAGTCCACAGCAAACTGCCAAACTGAACAGACCGCGGAGGTAAGCCATGCCCACAATTAA
- the gltX gene encoding glutamate--tRNA ligase: MTVRTRIAPSPTGDPHVGTAYIALFNQCFARAQGGQFVLRIEDTDQQRSTPESEKAILDSLRWLGLDWQEGPDVGGPHGPYRQSERGDIYKTYCDELVQKGHAFHCYRTAEELEQLREGLREAGRTSLKPSDLALPEEEVEKRRAAGAPYVVRMNVPESGTCVVEDLLRGTIEIDWAQVDAQILLKSDGMPTYHLANVVDDHLMEITHVLRGEEWINSAPKHKLLYEYFGWEMPVLCHLPLLRNPDKTKLSKRKNPTSILYYQRAGFMPEALLNYLGRMGWSMPDEREKFSLDEMLEHFDIQRVSLGGPVFDVEKLSWLNGLWIRELENEQLADRLTEWMFNRDNLLKVLPQAKERMETFGDFAPLVSFLASGKLPLTEDSFSGNKLPLDDQKKLLQFALWRLEALRAWDKDSIFQAVKALSTAMEIKLKDFNAPLFVAISGTTASFSVMEAMVLLGPDLSRARLRQAIDVLGGAGKKVLKRWEKEYAGLN, from the coding sequence ATGACCGTAAGAACCCGAATCGCACCGTCTCCAACCGGTGATCCCCACGTTGGTACCGCCTATATTGCCCTCTTCAACCAGTGCTTTGCCCGCGCTCAAGGCGGCCAGTTTGTATTGCGCATTGAAGACACCGACCAGCAGCGCAGTACCCCGGAATCGGAGAAAGCCATTCTCGACAGCCTGCGTTGGCTCGGGCTGGACTGGCAGGAAGGACCGGATGTCGGTGGCCCCCACGGCCCCTATCGCCAGAGTGAGCGTGGCGATATCTACAAAACTTACTGCGATGAGCTGGTACAAAAAGGGCACGCCTTCCACTGCTACCGTACTGCGGAAGAACTGGAGCAACTCCGTGAAGGATTGCGCGAAGCGGGCCGCACTTCACTGAAGCCCAGTGACCTGGCTCTGCCGGAAGAGGAAGTTGAAAAGCGTCGCGCTGCCGGAGCACCTTATGTAGTGCGTATGAATGTGCCTGAGAGCGGCACTTGTGTGGTGGAAGATCTGCTGCGCGGTACTATTGAAATCGACTGGGCCCAGGTAGACGCACAAATTCTGCTCAAGTCCGATGGTATGCCCACTTACCACCTTGCGAATGTGGTGGATGATCACCTGATGGAGATCACCCATGTTCTTCGCGGTGAGGAGTGGATCAACTCCGCACCCAAGCACAAGTTGCTGTACGAATACTTCGGTTGGGAAATGCCGGTGCTCTGCCACCTGCCGCTGTTGCGCAACCCGGACAAGACCAAGCTATCCAAGCGTAAAAACCCCACCTCTATCCTGTATTACCAGCGTGCCGGTTTTATGCCCGAAGCACTGCTTAACTACCTTGGCCGTATGGGTTGGTCCATGCCGGACGAGCGCGAGAAGTTCTCCCTCGATGAGATGCTGGAGCATTTCGATATCCAACGTGTCTCCCTGGGCGGCCCGGTATTCGATGTAGAGAAGCTGTCCTGGTTGAACGGTCTGTGGATTCGCGAACTGGAAAACGAGCAACTCGCCGATCGCCTCACCGAGTGGATGTTTAACCGGGACAACCTGCTTAAGGTTCTGCCCCAGGCGAAAGAGCGTATGGAAACCTTCGGTGACTTTGCCCCGCTGGTTAGCTTCCTCGCCTCTGGCAAATTGCCCCTGACCGAAGACAGCTTCAGCGGTAACAAGCTGCCCTTGGATGACCAGAAAAAGCTGCTTCAATTTGCCCTGTGGCGTTTGGAAGCCCTGCGCGCCTGGGACAAGGACAGTATCTTCCAGGCAGTGAAAGCTCTGTCTACGGCCATGGAAATCAAGCTGAAAGACTTTAATGCCCCTCTGTTTGTCGCCATTAGCGGCACCACTGCGTCCTTCTCCGTGATGGAAGCCATGGTGCTCCTGGGCCCCGACCTCAGCCGCGCCCGCCTGCGTCAGGCGATCGACGTACTGGGCGGTGCCGGGAAGAAGGTGCTGAAGCGCTGGGAAAAAGAGTACGCTGGACTCAATTAA